A genomic region of Planococcus kocurii contains the following coding sequences:
- the argS gene encoding arginine--tRNA ligase gives MNAVEQVQHAIKTAFAEAIEKAELTTESVEVQLESPRDKTNGDYATNIAMQLTRLAKKPPRAIAEAIVANLDKDAANIQTVDIAGPGFINITIKKDYLQDVVKTVLEQKVDYGRSTAGGNERIQVEFVSANPTGDLHLGHARGSSVGDSLCNILDLAGYDVSREYYINDAGNQINNLALSIEARYFEALGKGDSMPEDGYRGQDIKDIAEALVQEHGDKFVSMTHEERFETFRQHGLKVELAKLQQDLANFRVEFDEWYPESSLYKNGKIDEALAKLRANGHVFEEEGATWFRSTTFGDDKDRVLIKNDGTYTYLMPDIAYHEDKLQRGFGKLINVWGADHHGYIPRMKAAIEALGYDRDTLEVSIIQMVQLYKDGEKMKMSKRTGKAVTMRELVELVGLDAVRYFFAMRSGDSHMDFDLDLAVSQSNENPVYYSQYAHARISSILRQAEEQGLLASEEHLNLLTSEKEIDVLKKIGDFPQVIADAAKQRAPHRITTYIQELASNFHSFYNANKVLDAANAEMTSARLALITAVKTTLANALKTVGVEAPEKM, from the coding sequence ATGAATGCAGTAGAACAAGTTCAACACGCCATTAAAACAGCATTTGCGGAAGCAATCGAAAAAGCAGAGTTAACAACAGAATCAGTTGAAGTACAGTTGGAATCACCGAGAGATAAAACAAATGGCGATTATGCAACGAATATTGCGATGCAATTAACACGTTTGGCGAAAAAGCCACCTCGTGCAATTGCCGAAGCGATTGTAGCAAATCTTGATAAAGATGCAGCGAACATCCAAACAGTAGATATTGCTGGACCCGGATTTATCAACATTACAATCAAAAAAGATTATTTGCAGGACGTTGTCAAAACGGTACTAGAGCAAAAAGTAGATTACGGGCGTTCAACGGCAGGCGGCAATGAGCGCATCCAAGTCGAGTTTGTTTCGGCTAATCCAACTGGAGACCTGCATTTAGGGCATGCGCGTGGCTCGTCAGTCGGCGATTCGCTATGCAACATTCTAGACTTGGCTGGATATGATGTATCTCGTGAATATTATATTAACGATGCCGGTAACCAAATTAACAATTTGGCTTTATCGATCGAAGCGCGTTATTTTGAAGCACTTGGCAAAGGCGACAGCATGCCAGAAGATGGCTACCGTGGCCAAGATATTAAAGACATCGCAGAAGCGCTGGTTCAAGAACATGGCGATAAATTTGTTAGCATGACGCATGAAGAGCGTTTTGAAACATTCCGTCAACACGGGTTAAAAGTGGAATTAGCTAAACTGCAACAAGATTTAGCAAACTTCCGCGTTGAGTTTGATGAATGGTACCCAGAATCATCCTTATACAAAAACGGTAAAATCGATGAAGCATTAGCTAAGCTCCGTGCAAATGGTCATGTCTTTGAAGAAGAAGGCGCTACATGGTTCCGGTCAACAACATTTGGAGATGACAAAGATCGTGTCTTAATTAAAAATGATGGCACGTATACGTATTTAATGCCGGATATTGCCTACCATGAAGATAAATTGCAACGCGGTTTTGGCAAGCTGATCAACGTTTGGGGTGCTGACCATCACGGTTATATTCCACGGATGAAAGCAGCGATCGAAGCGCTTGGTTATGACCGTGATACACTTGAAGTGAGCATTATTCAAATGGTGCAATTGTACAAAGACGGCGAAAAAATGAAGATGAGTAAACGTACAGGAAAAGCGGTAACGATGCGCGAACTAGTCGAACTAGTTGGACTAGATGCCGTTCGTTATTTCTTCGCGATGCGTTCAGGCGATTCGCATATGGACTTTGATTTGGATTTGGCCGTTTCACAGTCCAACGAAAACCCGGTTTATTACTCGCAATATGCGCATGCTCGTATTAGCTCAATCTTGCGTCAAGCAGAAGAACAAGGTTTACTAGCTTCAGAAGAGCATTTAAACTTGTTGACTTCTGAAAAAGAAATTGATGTTTTGAAAAAAATTGGGGATTTCCCACAAGTCATCGCAGATGCAGCGAAACAACGTGCACCTCACCGTATTACAACGTACATTCAAGAATTGGCGTCAAATTTCCATAGTTTCTACAATGCCAATAAAGTATTAGATGCAGCAAACGCCGAAATGACAAGTGCTCGTTTGGCATTGATCACGGCTGTGAAAACAACGTTAGCGAATGCACTCAAAACAGTCGGCGTCGAAGCTCCTGAAAAAATGTAA